One Glaciihabitans arcticus DNA window includes the following coding sequences:
- the nusA gene encoding transcription termination factor NusA — protein sequence MDIDLSVLRLMEREREIPFEELVHIIEQAILTAYLKHSGEGEGKETDVLPSEARVHLDRKTGHVSVFVAERDEDGTVIGESEDSPSDFGRIAAFAAKQVINQRLRDLADDAVMGEFKAREGDIVAGVIQQGPNPRMIQVDLGTIEAVLPPEEQVPGENYSHGTRIRVYVTSVSKGLKGPQITVSRTHPALVRKLFALEVPEIASGLVEITSLAREAGHRTKMAVRATEAGINAKGACIGELGQRVRAVSAELNNEKIDIVDYSEDLATFVGNALSPAKVTSSFVIDAATKAVRALVPDYQLSLAIGKEGQNARLAAKLTGARIDIQPDSILEDDA from the coding sequence GTGGACATCGATCTGAGCGTGCTGCGACTCATGGAACGCGAGCGGGAGATCCCGTTCGAAGAGCTCGTACACATCATCGAGCAGGCCATCCTCACCGCGTATCTCAAGCATTCCGGTGAAGGCGAAGGCAAGGAGACAGACGTGCTGCCCTCGGAGGCTCGCGTACATCTGGACCGCAAGACCGGTCACGTGAGTGTGTTCGTCGCCGAGCGCGACGAAGACGGAACAGTCATCGGCGAATCTGAGGACTCCCCGAGCGACTTCGGCCGCATCGCCGCCTTCGCGGCCAAGCAGGTCATCAACCAGCGCCTACGCGACCTCGCCGACGACGCGGTCATGGGCGAGTTCAAGGCGCGCGAAGGCGACATCGTCGCCGGTGTGATCCAGCAGGGTCCCAACCCGCGCATGATCCAGGTCGACCTCGGCACCATCGAGGCGGTGCTTCCTCCCGAGGAGCAGGTTCCCGGCGAGAACTACTCGCACGGCACACGCATCCGGGTCTACGTCACGAGCGTGTCGAAGGGACTCAAGGGTCCGCAGATCACCGTGAGCCGCACTCACCCCGCACTCGTGCGCAAGCTCTTCGCCCTCGAGGTGCCCGAGATTGCCTCCGGGCTCGTCGAGATCACGTCGCTCGCCCGCGAGGCCGGTCACCGCACCAAGATGGCCGTCCGCGCAACCGAGGCCGGCATCAACGCCAAGGGCGCCTGCATCGGCGAGCTCGGCCAGCGCGTGCGCGCGGTCTCCGCCGAGCTCAACAACGAGAAGATCGACATCGTCGACTACTCGGAGGACCTCGCGACCTTCGTCGGCAACGCGCTCTCGCCCGCCAAGGTGACGAGCTCCTTTGTCATCGACGCGGCGACGAAAGCAGTTCGGGCCCTTGTGCCGGACTACCAGCTCTCTCTCGCGATCGGCAAGGAGGGCCAGAACGCCCGTCTCGCCGCGAAGCTGACGGGTGCACGAATCGATATCCAGCCCGACTCGATTCTTGAGGACGACGCGTAA
- a CDS encoding YlxR family protein, whose protein sequence is MDPVRTCLGCRARAERSALLRVVARNGVVVPDPSATMTGRGAWVHPTTECVEASIKRRAFVRALRSDVALSPEQLLTTVGTPTGGAQNEQAD, encoded by the coding sequence ATGGATCCCGTTAGAACCTGCCTTGGCTGCCGTGCGCGCGCAGAACGATCCGCTTTGCTGCGAGTCGTGGCGCGTAATGGTGTCGTCGTCCCGGATCCGTCCGCGACCATGACCGGCCGAGGTGCGTGGGTTCATCCCACCACCGAATGCGTCGAAGCTTCGATCAAAAGACGCGCCTTTGTGCGTGCACTGCGATCGGACGTCGCGCTTTCGCCAGAGCAGCTACTGACCACGGTAGGCACACCAACCGGTGGTGCCCAGAACGAACAGGCTGATTGA
- the infB gene encoding translation initiation factor IF-2, whose translation MANPRVHEIAAELGIESKVVLEQLKNMGEFVKGPSSSIAPPVARKVKAALEAEGIKPPAEPVAKAPAKAPARPAPAPAPAAPAAPVAEVEHDAPVSDVPVQAAPLSVAERQAQAEAAAAAPAAPAAPAAETPDAAASPSGIPRPGAPRPGNNPFASNQGMQRPGAARPGNNPFSSNQGMPRPGGAAGASNIPRPGAPRPGAPRPGGPGQAPRPPAFGQRPGGAGGGFRPGGAGARPGGAGGGFRPGGAPAGAPGSNFGPNRPAGGGGRGRGPGGGTAGAFGRGGGKSKARKSKRTKRAEFELREAPSLGGVSVPRGDGTTVIRLRRGASITDFADKIDTSPGNLVTVLFHLGQMATATESLDEATFDILGEELGFKIQMVSPEDEDRELLSGFDIDLDQELEDEDDEDLEVRPPVVTVMGHVDHGKTRLLDAIRNANVVASEAGGITQHIGAYQVVTEHEGIERAITFIDTPGHEAFTAMRARGAQVTDIAILVVAADDGIMPQTVEALNHAQAAGVPIVVAVNKIDKDGANPAKVRQQLTEFGLVAEEYGGDTMFMDVSALNNIGIRELLDAVLLTADAGLDMRANPNKDARGVAIEAKLDKGRGAVATVLIQSGTLEVGDPIVAGTAYGRVRAMFDENGNVVEFATPARPVSVLGLTSVPRAGDTFLVTDDDRTARQIAEKREAVERNALLARSRKRISLEDFTKALEDGKVESLNLIIKGDVSGAVEALEESLLKIDVDDSVQLRIIHRGVGAVTESDVNLATVDNAIIIGFNVRPDPKARDRAQREGVDVRFYSVIYAALEDVENALKGMLKPEYEEVQSGVAEIREIFRSSKFGNVAGVIVRSGIITRNAKARVIRDGVVVGDNLAIESLRRFKDDVTEVRTDFEAGIGLGKFNDIEIGDEIETIEMKEKPRV comes from the coding sequence GTGGCTAATCCACGCGTGCACGAGATCGCAGCAGAACTCGGCATTGAAAGCAAGGTTGTTCTCGAACAACTCAAGAATATGGGCGAGTTCGTCAAGGGACCGTCCTCCAGCATCGCACCGCCCGTCGCCCGCAAGGTGAAGGCAGCGCTCGAGGCCGAAGGCATCAAGCCCCCGGCCGAACCCGTCGCCAAGGCGCCCGCAAAGGCACCCGCGCGTCCGGCGCCCGCCCCGGCCCCCGCAGCACCCGCCGCGCCGGTCGCCGAGGTAGAGCACGACGCACCCGTATCCGACGTGCCGGTGCAGGCAGCCCCGCTGTCCGTCGCCGAGCGCCAGGCCCAGGCCGAGGCTGCAGCAGCAGCCCCAGCAGCCCCCGCAGCTCCGGCCGCCGAGACTCCGGATGCAGCAGCAAGCCCGTCCGGCATCCCGCGCCCCGGCGCTCCCCGCCCGGGCAACAACCCGTTCGCGAGCAACCAGGGAATGCAGCGCCCCGGCGCCGCACGCCCCGGCAACAACCCGTTCTCGAGCAACCAGGGCATGCCCCGTCCCGGCGGAGCAGCCGGCGCCTCGAACATCCCGCGTCCCGGCGCACCCCGCCCGGGTGCTCCGCGTCCCGGTGGACCCGGCCAGGCGCCTCGCCCGCCGGCCTTCGGCCAGCGTCCCGGTGGAGCCGGCGGCGGTTTCCGTCCCGGTGGCGCAGGAGCGCGTCCGGGTGGAGCCGGTGGCGGATTCCGTCCCGGTGGAGCACCGGCCGGTGCACCCGGATCCAACTTCGGACCCAACCGCCCCGCAGGCGGCGGCGGTCGCGGTCGTGGACCCGGCGGTGGAACCGCTGGAGCCTTCGGTCGCGGTGGCGGCAAGAGTAAGGCCCGCAAGTCGAAGCGTACGAAGCGCGCCGAGTTCGAACTCCGCGAAGCCCCGTCGCTCGGTGGTGTCAGTGTTCCCCGTGGTGACGGCACGACGGTCATCCGTCTCCGTCGCGGCGCATCGATCACCGACTTCGCCGACAAGATCGACACGAGTCCCGGAAACCTCGTCACCGTCCTGTTCCACCTGGGGCAGATGGCGACGGCGACCGAGTCCCTCGATGAGGCGACCTTCGACATCCTCGGTGAGGAGCTGGGCTTCAAGATCCAGATGGTCTCCCCGGAGGACGAGGACCGCGAGCTGCTGAGCGGCTTCGACATCGACCTCGACCAGGAGCTCGAAGACGAAGACGACGAGGACCTCGAAGTCCGTCCCCCCGTCGTCACGGTCATGGGTCACGTCGACCACGGAAAGACGCGTCTCCTCGACGCGATCCGCAACGCCAACGTCGTTGCCTCCGAAGCCGGCGGAATCACGCAGCACATCGGTGCCTACCAGGTCGTCACGGAGCACGAGGGAATCGAACGCGCCATCACCTTCATCGACACACCGGGCCACGAGGCGTTCACCGCCATGCGTGCCCGTGGTGCGCAGGTCACCGACATCGCGATCCTCGTGGTCGCGGCGGACGACGGCATCATGCCGCAGACCGTTGAGGCGCTCAACCACGCCCAGGCCGCCGGTGTACCGATCGTCGTCGCCGTGAACAAGATCGATAAGGACGGCGCCAACCCCGCAAAGGTTCGCCAGCAGCTCACCGAATTCGGTCTCGTCGCGGAAGAGTACGGCGGAGACACGATGTTCATGGACGTCTCGGCGCTCAACAACATCGGTATCCGCGAACTGCTCGACGCTGTGCTGCTCACCGCAGACGCCGGACTCGACATGCGCGCCAACCCGAACAAGGACGCCCGCGGTGTCGCCATCGAGGCGAAGCTCGATAAGGGTCGCGGTGCCGTTGCTACGGTGCTCATCCAGTCGGGAACGCTCGAGGTCGGAGACCCGATCGTCGCCGGAACGGCCTACGGCCGCGTTCGCGCGATGTTCGACGAGAACGGCAACGTTGTGGAGTTCGCAACGCCCGCCCGCCCCGTGTCGGTGCTCGGACTCACGTCCGTGCCGCGCGCCGGTGACACGTTCCTCGTCACCGACGACGACCGCACCGCTCGCCAGATCGCCGAGAAGCGCGAAGCCGTGGAGCGCAACGCTCTCCTCGCTCGCAGCCGCAAGCGCATCAGCCTCGAGGACTTCACCAAGGCCCTCGAAGACGGCAAGGTCGAATCGCTCAACCTCATCATCAAGGGTGACGTCTCCGGTGCCGTTGAGGCACTCGAAGAGTCGCTGCTCAAGATCGATGTCGACGACTCGGTTCAGCTGCGCATCATCCACCGCGGTGTCGGTGCTGTCACAGAGAGCGACGTCAACCTCGCGACCGTCGACAACGCCATCATCATCGGCTTCAACGTTCGCCCCGACCCGAAGGCACGCGACCGTGCCCAGCGCGAGGGTGTCGACGTGCGGTTCTACTCGGTCATCTACGCGGCCCTCGAGGACGTGGAGAACGCCCTCAAGGGAATGCTCAAGCCCGAGTACGAAGAGGTTCAGAGCGGTGTTGCGGAGATCCGCGAGATCTTCCGCTCCTCCAAGTTCGGAAACGTCGCCGGTGTCATCGTGCGCAGTGGAATCATCACGCGCAACGCGAAGGCCCGCGTCATCCGCGACGGCGTGGTCGTCGGCGATAACCTCGCCATCGAGTCGCTCCGCCGGTTCAAGGATGACGTCACCGAGGTGCGAACGGACTTCGAAGCCGGTATCGGCCTCGGCAAGTTCAACGACATCGAGATCGGTGACGAGATCGAGACGATCGAGATGAAAGAGAAGCCGCGGGTTTAA
- the rbfA gene encoding 30S ribosome-binding factor RbfA — translation MADAARAAKMADRIKVIVAKVLERGIKDPRLGFVTITDVRVTGDLQHASIFYTVYGTDEERLDSAVALKSATGMIRSEVGKNLTARLTPSIEFIADGIPENAALIESLLAEARNRDTEVETLAKTAQYAGDEDPYVKPRVISDDDDDEDDDLDDDDDAVYESGPRP, via the coding sequence ATGGCTGACGCAGCACGCGCCGCGAAGATGGCGGACCGCATCAAGGTGATCGTTGCGAAGGTGCTCGAGCGCGGGATCAAGGATCCTCGCCTGGGCTTCGTCACCATCACGGATGTCCGGGTCACCGGCGACCTCCAGCACGCCTCGATCTTCTACACCGTCTACGGCACCGACGAGGAGCGCCTCGACTCTGCTGTCGCCCTCAAGTCGGCGACCGGCATGATCCGCAGCGAGGTCGGCAAGAACCTGACCGCGCGTCTCACCCCGTCGATCGAGTTCATCGCGGACGGAATCCCCGAGAACGCCGCCCTCATCGAGTCGCTGCTCGCCGAGGCGCGCAATCGCGACACGGAGGTCGAGACTCTCGCGAAGACCGCCCAGTACGCCGGTGACGAAGACCCGTACGTCAAGCCTCGCGTCATCTCTGATGATGACGACGACGAGGATGACGATCTCGATGATGACGACGACGCCGTGTACGAGTCCGGCCCCCGCCCGTAA
- a CDS encoding MFS transporter: protein MTRPESGGNIDPPPRRAESLWRHGGFLRLWGGETTSQLGAQLGGLAIPVIAVVVLHASEFEVGVLGAAGTLAFLVVGLPAGALIDRMLKRRVMLRADLVRALAMVAIPVLWLAGLLQMWQLIVLATITGIARVFFDVAYQSYIPVLVKRDQIADANSKLETTSQLAAIGGPALGGALLTIIQAPLIIAATAVTYLVSFGMLLSIRDTEVPAPKEGRRPLAVEIREGAAFVWDQPLLRRIVSYTALNNLFTGLAFTMLPVLILRELGMPVAVLGASISVAAVGGLLGAASSNRLGAWLGEGTIIVVSAVGSGIAALVFAAMTVVPPEAAVPVFIAAEFLMSFTVVVYNVSQVSFRQRICPTPLLGRMNASIRFVVWGVLPIGGFASGVLSTAIGVIPVVWIGTIAAFLACALVVFSPLTRMRTLPSEIVEQAADVAAVVQQNAEAHDREPDGDARES from the coding sequence ATGACCAGACCGGAGTCGGGCGGGAACATCGATCCACCACCACGTCGGGCGGAGAGCCTGTGGCGGCACGGTGGCTTCCTGAGACTGTGGGGCGGCGAGACCACGAGCCAGCTAGGCGCGCAGCTGGGCGGGCTGGCAATCCCCGTGATCGCGGTGGTGGTGCTCCACGCCAGCGAGTTCGAGGTCGGGGTTCTCGGCGCGGCCGGTACTCTGGCCTTCCTCGTCGTCGGACTGCCCGCCGGTGCGCTCATCGACCGAATGCTCAAGCGCCGCGTGATGCTGCGCGCGGACCTCGTGCGGGCGCTGGCGATGGTCGCGATTCCGGTGCTCTGGCTGGCCGGACTGCTGCAGATGTGGCAGCTCATCGTGCTCGCGACCATCACCGGTATCGCCCGGGTGTTCTTTGATGTCGCCTACCAGAGCTATATACCCGTGCTCGTGAAACGGGATCAGATCGCCGACGCCAATTCTAAACTCGAGACCACGTCGCAACTCGCCGCGATCGGCGGCCCGGCCCTCGGCGGAGCGCTGCTCACCATCATCCAGGCGCCGCTGATCATCGCCGCGACCGCCGTCACCTACCTCGTGTCGTTCGGGATGCTGCTCAGCATTCGCGACACCGAGGTACCCGCACCGAAGGAGGGTCGCAGGCCGCTCGCCGTCGAGATCCGCGAAGGCGCGGCCTTCGTCTGGGACCAGCCGCTCCTGCGCCGCATCGTGAGCTACACCGCCCTGAACAACCTCTTCACGGGCTTGGCCTTCACCATGCTGCCCGTGCTGATCCTGCGCGAACTCGGGATGCCGGTCGCCGTGCTCGGCGCCTCCATCTCCGTCGCGGCCGTCGGTGGGCTGCTGGGCGCCGCATCATCCAACCGGCTCGGAGCCTGGCTCGGCGAGGGCACCATCATCGTCGTCTCGGCGGTCGGCAGCGGAATCGCCGCACTGGTGTTCGCCGCGATGACCGTCGTCCCGCCGGAAGCAGCCGTTCCCGTGTTCATCGCTGCCGAGTTCCTTATGAGTTTCACCGTCGTCGTCTACAACGTGTCGCAGGTGTCGTTCCGGCAGCGCATCTGCCCCACACCGCTGCTCGGGCGGATGAACGCGTCCATCCGCTTCGTCGTCTGGGGTGTGCTGCCGATCGGCGGATTCGCGTCCGGCGTGCTGTCGACCGCGATCGGGGTGATCCCCGTGGTCTGGATCGGTACGATCGCCGCATTCCTCGCCTGTGCGCTCGTTGTGTTCTCACCGTTGACCCGCATGCGCACCCTCCCCAGCGAGATCGTTGAACAGGCGGCGGACGTCGCTGCCGTCGTCCAACAGAACGCGGAAGCACACGACCGCGAGCCAGACGGGGACGCGCGGGAGAGCTAG
- a CDS encoding ArsR/SmtB family transcription factor, whose protein sequence is MTDVDDAQQQAMARALTSPLRMRILRFCLHEAHTNREIAAEFELNPGTSLHHVRTLLDTGFLAAEPARVGKRGALEIPYSATRRSWRFPVPQIGPVLVQTFLEEIRDVPADDLDITRLGVKLNEAGERELQERLTQVLLEFADRPADPDGRPISILVATHPEARHSH, encoded by the coding sequence ATGACGGATGTGGATGACGCACAACAGCAGGCGATGGCCCGCGCCCTGACCTCTCCTCTACGGATGCGCATCCTGCGCTTCTGCCTGCACGAGGCCCACACGAACCGCGAGATCGCGGCAGAATTCGAACTCAATCCGGGGACGAGCCTGCACCACGTGCGCACGCTCCTGGATACGGGCTTCCTGGCCGCCGAACCGGCCCGGGTGGGCAAGCGTGGTGCACTGGAGATCCCGTATTCCGCCACCCGACGTTCATGGCGGTTTCCGGTGCCGCAGATCGGTCCGGTGCTGGTGCAGACCTTTCTTGAAGAGATTCGGGATGTCCCGGCCGACGATCTGGACATCACCCGCTTGGGCGTGAAGCTCAACGAAGCGGGTGAGCGCGAACTGCAGGAGCGCCTGACGCAGGTGCTGCTCGAATTCGCGGACCGGCCTGCCGACCCCGATGGTCGGCCCATTTCGATCCTCGTGGCCACCCACCCGGAAGCTCGCCACAGCCACTAG
- a CDS encoding HNH endonuclease signature motif containing protein, translating into MTSTPVLEPLRAALAALEGAPALTLRDLSDDDFAEATRLTSALLRAAQARSAAVAGEVAYRSRPELGSVGLAHRLGHRTPEAMIRAVTGSTTKEAFTAVRVGRLVATDPERPWLDPVGAAVADGTLTVSGADAISTGLGGLGGAVDEASLAGAAATLATAGADLDADTLQRLARQARDDIDEAGIGDREAARFARRSLTVNRQSDGMVKLIWLLDPESAATVLEVYDRATSPRRGGPRFVSGPNKDHADRITADPRSTAQIASDTFVHLIDAGSTVDDSQLLGSGGPVIRILTPSSINGSNEEDSHGFIEGQPDPIGSDTLERLACTGATTRVTITDTGPLDVGREQRLFTRKQRIALAARDGGCMWPGCDRPASWTEAHHIDHWKDDHGSTDINDGILLCTFDHLTLHNNKWKIIRHGTTYGLIPPPDIDPHQTAIQLHSKSRAWTEAQRTVA; encoded by the coding sequence ATGACATCGACACCGGTTCTCGAGCCCCTCAGGGCAGCACTCGCCGCCCTCGAGGGTGCGCCGGCCCTGACGTTGCGCGATCTGTCGGATGATGACTTCGCCGAAGCTACCCGCTTGACCTCGGCCCTACTTCGGGCGGCGCAGGCGCGGTCAGCAGCGGTCGCCGGGGAGGTCGCGTATCGCTCTCGCCCGGAGCTGGGATCGGTGGGGCTCGCGCATCGGTTGGGGCATAGGACGCCGGAAGCAATGATCCGCGCCGTGACCGGTTCGACGACCAAGGAGGCCTTCACTGCCGTGCGCGTAGGGCGGCTGGTGGCGACCGACCCGGAGCGACCCTGGCTGGATCCGGTCGGTGCGGCAGTCGCCGACGGCACGCTCACTGTCTCTGGTGCGGATGCCATCTCGACCGGTTTGGGTGGTCTGGGTGGGGCGGTAGATGAAGCGTCCCTCGCGGGCGCTGCGGCCACACTCGCTACCGCCGGCGCGGACCTGGATGCGGACACCCTGCAGCGACTTGCCCGCCAAGCGCGGGACGACATCGACGAGGCCGGGATCGGAGATCGGGAAGCCGCCCGGTTCGCCCGCCGCTCCCTCACCGTCAACCGGCAGTCCGACGGCATGGTCAAACTCATCTGGCTCCTCGACCCGGAATCCGCCGCTACCGTCCTCGAGGTCTACGACCGGGCGACGTCGCCGCGGCGGGGAGGTCCGAGGTTCGTTTCCGGCCCGAACAAGGACCACGCCGACCGGATCACGGCCGACCCTCGCTCCACGGCTCAGATCGCCTCCGACACCTTTGTGCACCTGATCGACGCGGGCAGCACCGTCGATGACAGCCAGCTCCTCGGCTCCGGAGGTCCCGTGATCCGCATCCTCACGCCCTCAAGCATCAACGGCAGCAACGAGGAAGACAGTCACGGTTTCATTGAGGGACAGCCCGACCCGATCGGCTCGGACACTCTGGAACGCCTGGCCTGCACTGGCGCCACCACACGAGTCACCATCACCGACACCGGGCCGCTGGATGTTGGACGAGAGCAGCGCCTCTTCACCCGCAAACAACGCATCGCCCTCGCCGCCCGCGACGGCGGCTGCATGTGGCCCGGCTGCGACAGACCGGCATCCTGGACCGAAGCCCACCACATCGACCACTGGAAAGACGACCACGGATCCACCGACATCAACGACGGCATCCTGCTCTGCACGTTCGACCACCTCACCCTGCACAACAACAAATGGAAGATCATCCGCCACGGAACCACCTATGGGCTCATCCCACCACCCGACATCGACCCCCACCAAACTGCCATCCAACTCCACAGCAAAAGCCGCGCCTGGACCGAAGCCCAACGGACGGTCGCATGA
- a CDS encoding RNB domain-containing ribonuclease, which produces MPTPSLRLARAATGELAAALAAIPIELGLPRDFPAEVLAAVPSPALPELDLTHLEFVTVDPQGATDLDQAFLLERAGDGYRVYYAIANLAAFVQPGGPIDVEARRRGQTIYAPDGRIPLHPPEISEDAASLLAGVDRGAYVWDFELDTAASVTSFSVRLATIRSRMQLTYETVDIPLLGEIGEKRIALERARGGASLTLPETEIVESNGTYTLVRRRPLRAEAWNAQLSLLTGMAAAELMLGAGVGILRTMPPAPAEAVDEFRLRARALGHPWREDMPYGDFLRSLDLNDPAQLAIMHAAASLFRGAGYTVFDGSAPGVTTQAAVAAPYAHATAPLRRLVDRFVLAACEAISAGRPVPEWVRGALPSLPSLMSASGALAGQVDRLAIDTVEAALLAPSIGAIFDATVISARATSGTIQLLSPAVSASCDGALVAGSRISARLDIADVATATVRFTAIQDAAAPGSP; this is translated from the coding sequence GTGCCGACACCCTCGCTCCGTCTCGCCCGAGCCGCGACCGGCGAGCTGGCAGCGGCTCTCGCCGCAATCCCGATCGAGCTGGGCCTGCCGCGCGACTTCCCGGCCGAAGTGCTCGCTGCGGTGCCGAGCCCGGCTCTCCCCGAGCTCGACCTGACCCACCTCGAGTTCGTGACGGTCGACCCCCAAGGAGCGACCGATCTCGACCAGGCATTCCTGCTCGAGCGCGCGGGTGACGGCTATCGGGTGTACTACGCGATAGCCAACCTCGCGGCCTTCGTCCAGCCGGGCGGGCCGATCGACGTGGAGGCGCGACGGCGCGGCCAGACGATTTATGCGCCGGACGGCCGCATCCCGCTGCACCCGCCGGAAATCAGTGAGGACGCGGCGTCGCTCCTCGCGGGCGTCGACCGCGGTGCCTACGTGTGGGACTTCGAGCTCGATACTGCTGCATCGGTCACCTCCTTTTCGGTCAGGTTAGCCACCATCCGATCGCGGATGCAGCTGACCTACGAAACTGTGGACATTCCACTGCTGGGCGAGATTGGGGAGAAGAGGATCGCTCTCGAACGGGCACGGGGTGGCGCGAGCCTCACTCTTCCGGAGACCGAGATCGTCGAGAGCAACGGCACCTACACGCTCGTGCGCAGGCGGCCGCTGCGCGCCGAGGCCTGGAACGCGCAGCTCTCGCTTTTGACCGGCATGGCCGCGGCGGAGCTTATGCTCGGGGCGGGCGTCGGGATTCTACGCACCATGCCGCCTGCGCCTGCGGAGGCCGTGGACGAATTCCGGCTGCGGGCGCGGGCGCTGGGACATCCCTGGCGCGAAGACATGCCGTACGGCGACTTTCTGCGGTCACTCGACCTCAATGACCCCGCCCAGCTGGCGATCATGCATGCTGCCGCGTCGCTATTCCGCGGAGCCGGGTACACGGTGTTCGACGGCTCTGCTCCGGGTGTCACCACCCAGGCCGCCGTCGCCGCGCCCTACGCGCACGCGACAGCGCCACTGCGGCGACTCGTCGATCGGTTTGTGCTCGCGGCGTGCGAGGCGATCTCTGCGGGACGCCCCGTGCCCGAATGGGTACGCGGAGCGCTGCCGTCGCTGCCGAGCCTGATGTCGGCTTCGGGCGCGCTGGCCGGACAGGTCGACCGGCTCGCGATCGATACCGTGGAGGCCGCGCTGCTCGCTCCCTCTATCGGCGCGATTTTCGACGCGACCGTGATCTCGGCACGGGCCACATCAGGCACGATCCAGTTGCTATCCCCGGCCGTTTCCGCCTCGTGCGATGGCGCGCTCGTCGCCGGGTCGCGCATCAGTGCCCGGCTCGACATCGCGGATGTCGCCACCGCCACGGTCCGCTTCACCGCGATTCAGGATGCCGCGGCGCCCGGATCACCCTGA
- a CDS encoding A/G-specific adenine glycosylase: MVNIPAAVIDWFAANGRDLPWRRPGYPAWGTLVSEFMLQQTPVVRVIPRLAEWLERWPTPASLAAEPSGEAVRAWDRLGYPRRALNLHAAAVAITDRHGGVVPSDVPSLLALPGVGDYTARAVSVFAFGERHPVVDVNTRRVIARAITGNGEPGPAHKRDLADMEAILPESDRDAQLANIAFMELGALVCTARSPRCDVCPIVEACAWRNAGYPEFAGKRAPTQKKFAGSDRQVRGLIMAELRASEVPVTLAEIDGVWPDDVQRARALAGLLADGLVVSVPGGFELPS; this comes from the coding sequence ATCGTGAACATTCCCGCGGCCGTCATCGACTGGTTCGCCGCCAACGGTCGCGACCTGCCGTGGCGCAGGCCGGGATATCCCGCGTGGGGCACCCTCGTCAGCGAGTTCATGCTGCAGCAGACGCCCGTGGTGCGGGTGATCCCGAGGCTCGCCGAGTGGCTCGAGCGCTGGCCGACGCCCGCTTCACTGGCGGCCGAGCCCTCGGGCGAAGCGGTGCGCGCGTGGGATCGCCTCGGCTACCCGCGTCGCGCCCTCAACCTGCACGCCGCCGCGGTCGCAATCACCGACCGGCACGGCGGGGTGGTCCCCTCGGACGTCCCCTCCCTCCTGGCCCTGCCGGGCGTCGGCGACTACACGGCTCGCGCCGTCTCCGTCTTCGCGTTCGGCGAGCGGCACCCCGTCGTCGACGTCAACACCCGGCGCGTCATCGCGCGCGCGATCACCGGCAACGGTGAGCCGGGGCCGGCACACAAGCGCGACCTCGCCGACATGGAGGCCATCCTCCCTGAAAGCGATCGGGATGCCCAGCTCGCCAACATCGCCTTTATGGAGCTTGGCGCGCTCGTCTGCACGGCCCGGTCACCACGCTGCGACGTGTGCCCGATCGTCGAGGCCTGCGCCTGGCGCAACGCGGGGTACCCGGAGTTTGCGGGAAAACGAGCGCCCACGCAGAAGAAGTTCGCGGGCAGCGACCGGCAGGTGCGCGGGCTCATCATGGCGGAGTTGCGCGCCTCGGAGGTTCCCGTCACGCTCGCCGAGATCGACGGTGTCTGGCCGGATGACGTGCAGCGCGCCCGCGCCCTCGCCGGACTGCTCGCCGACGGGCTCGTCGTGAGCGTGCCGGGCGGCTTCGAACTGCCGAGCTGA
- a CDS encoding uridine kinase: MRWTPQKKDVLAALVDDILHNYGKGRVIVAIDGVDAAGKTLFAADLAHALESKGHAVVQASIDGFHRPRDKRHARGRDSAEGFYRDSYDYATFRRVLIEPFRMGGSAAFVTAAFDHRSNNQVEPKWITAPADAILLVDGIFLNRPELRGIWNYSIWLEVPAEVAMERLIERDGDNGVSARYSDGQKLYKKEAKPSSHATALIDNSDYDHPRRIFADSC, encoded by the coding sequence ATGAGGTGGACCCCGCAGAAGAAGGACGTTCTCGCAGCACTGGTCGACGACATCCTGCACAACTATGGCAAGGGTCGCGTGATCGTTGCGATCGACGGTGTGGATGCAGCGGGCAAGACCCTTTTCGCCGCGGATCTCGCCCACGCACTCGAGTCGAAGGGTCACGCGGTGGTGCAGGCCTCGATCGACGGGTTCCACCGGCCGAGGGATAAGCGGCACGCTCGCGGCCGCGACTCGGCCGAGGGCTTCTACCGCGACTCCTACGACTACGCGACCTTCCGCCGCGTGCTCATCGAGCCCTTCAGGATGGGCGGCAGCGCGGCGTTCGTCACCGCTGCATTCGACCACCGCAGCAACAACCAGGTCGAGCCGAAGTGGATCACTGCACCGGCCGACGCGATCCTGCTCGTCGACGGCATCTTCCTCAACCGCCCGGAGCTGCGCGGCATCTGGAACTACTCGATCTGGCTCGAGGTCCCTGCCGAGGTCGCAATGGAGCGGCTCATCGAACGGGACGGGGACAACGGCGTGAGCGCGCGCTACTCCGACGGCCAGAAGCTGTACAAGAAGGAGGCGAAGCCGTCGTCCCACGCGACCGCGCTCATCGACAACTCCGACTACGACCACCCACGCCGCATCTTCGCCGACAGCTGCTGA